In Cygnus atratus isolate AKBS03 ecotype Queensland, Australia chromosome 5, CAtr_DNAZoo_HiC_assembly, whole genome shotgun sequence, a single window of DNA contains:
- the THBS1 gene encoding thrombospondin-1: MGPAALLVLVLLLSGGSEARRTAESRGDDNSVFDLFELIGFIRKGAGRRAPGVHLVKGPESSSPAYRIEDASRIPAVPDSKFQDLLDAIHAEKGFILLATLRQAKKSRGTLLAVEQKDGSGHVFSLVSNGKAGTLDLSLSGDGKQQLVSVEDALLATGHWKNITLFVQEDRAQLYVGCEKMENAELDIPIQNIFTRDLASSATLRIAKGGVNDNFQGLLQNVRFVFGTTLETILRNKGCSSSTSAIITLDNPMNGSSPAIRTNYIGHKTKDIQAVCGFSCDELTNMFVELQGLRSMVTTLQDRVRKVTEENELIAKVVQITPGVCIHNGILHKNKEEWTIDSCTECTCQNSATICRKVSCPLMPCSNATVPDGECCPRCWPSDYADDGWSPWSEWTSCSVTCGNGIQQRGRSCDSLNNRCEGSSVQTRTCHLQECDKRFKQDGGWSHWSPWSSCSVTCGTGMITRIRLCNSPVPQLNGKPCEGEARETKSCQKDPCPINGNWGPWSPWDACTVTCGGGLQKRSRLCNNPEPQYGGKTCVGEARGTQVCNKQDCPIDGCLSNPCFAGTTCTSSPDGSWKCGACPAGYHGDGIHCQDIDECKEVPDACFVFNGVHRCENTEPGYNCLPCPPRFTGTQPFGRNVEDAMANKQVCKPRNPCTDGTHDCNKNAKCNYLGHFSDPMYRCECKPGYAGNGIICGEDTDLDGWPNENLVCVANATYHCKKDNCPNLPNSGQEDYDKDGIGDACDDDDDDDGIPDDRDNCPFIYNPQQYDYDRDDVGDRCDNCPYNHNPDQIDTDNNGEGDACAVDIDGDGVLNERDNCQYVYNVDQRDTDLDGVGDQCDNCPLEHNPDQEDTDSDRIGDECDNNQDIDEDGHQNNLDNCPYVPNANQADHDKDGKGDACDHDDDNDGIPDDKDNCRLVANPDQADSDGDGRGDACKDDFDQDSVPDIDDICPENVDISETDFRRFQMIPLDPKGTSQNDPNWVVRHQGKELVQTVNCDPGLAVGFDEFNAVDFSGTFFINTERDDDYAGFVFGYQSSSRFYVVMWKQITQSYWDSTPTKAQGYSGLSIKVVNSTTGPGEHLRNALWHTGNTPGQVRTLWHDPRHIGWKDFTAYRWRLSHRPKTGYIRVVMYEGKKIMADSGPIYDKTYAGGRLGLFVFSQEMVFFSDLKYECRDP, translated from the exons AGTCCAGGGGCGATGATAACAGCGTCTTCGATCTCTTTGAACTCATCGGCTTTATTCGCAAGGGAGCTGGGCGCCGGGCACCCGGGGTGCACCTGGTGAAGGGGCCAGAGTCCTCCAGCCCCGCTTACCGTATCGAAGATGCCAGTCGCATCCCTGCTGTCCCTGACTCCAAGTTCCAAGACTTGTTAGATGCCATCCATGCCGAGAAAGGCTTCATCCTTCTGGCCACCCTCCGGCAAGCCAAGAAAAGCAGAGGCACGCTGTTGGCTGTGGAACAGAAGGATGGCTCTGGTCATGTCTTCAGTCTAGTTTCAAACGGCAAGGCAGGCACCCTGGACTTGAGCCTCTCCGGTGATGGCAAGCAGCAGTTGGTGTCTGTAGAGGATGCCTTGCTGGCTACGGGACATTGGAAGAACATCACCCTGTTTGTGCAGGAAGACCGGGCTCAGCTTTATGTGGGGtgtgagaaaatggaaaatgctgaaCTGGACATTCCCATCCAAAACATCTTCACGAGAGACCTGGCCAGCAGTGCCACGCTCCGTATCGCCAAAGGGGGAGTCAATGACAACTTCCAG GGACTGCTGCAGAATGTGCGGTTTGTGTTTGGAACAACTCTGGAAACTATCCTGAGGAACAAAGGCTGCTCCAGCT CCACTAGTGCAATCATTACTTTGGACAACCCCATGAATGGTTCCAGCCCAGCTATCCGCACTAATTACATTGGCCATAAAACAAAGGACATCCAAGCTGTCTGTGGCTTTTCCTGCGATGAACTAACCAATATGTTTGTGGAATTGCAAGGGTTACGGTCCATGGTTACAACACTTCAAGACAGAGTTCGCAAAGTG actgaagaaaatgagctgATTGCCAAAGTGGTCCAGATTACTCCTGGAGTATGCATTCATAATGGGATCTTGcacaaaaataaggaagagtGGACTATTGACAGCTGTACTGAATGTACTTGCCAG AACTCTGCCACTATATGCCGCAAAGTGTCTTGCCCTCTCATGCCTTGTTCCAATGCCACTGTGCCTGATGGGGAATGCTGCCCCCGATGCTGGC CTAGCGACTATGCAGATGATGGATGGTCTCCTTGGTCTGAATGGACTTCATGTTCGGTGACCTGTGGGAATGGGATTCAGCAGAGAGGGCGTTCCTGTGACAGTCTCAATAACCGCTGTGAAGGGTCTTCTGTACAGACTCGGACTTGCCACCTTCAGGAGTGTGATAAGAGAT TTAAACAGGATGGTGGCTGGAGCCACTGGTCACCATGGTCATCATGTTCTGTCACTTGTGGCACGGGCATGATCACTAGAATTCGTCTCTGCAACTCTCCAGTACCACAGCTGAATGGCAAGCCTTGTGAGGGCGAGGCAAGAGAAACCAAGTCCTGCCAGAAAGATCCTTGCCCAA TTAATGGCAACTGGGGACCATGGTCTCCATGGGATGCTTGCACAGTGACATGTGGAGGAGGACTTCAAAAACGCAGCCGTCTCTGCAATAATCCTGAGCCTCAGTACGGTGGGAAGACCTGCGTAGGTGAAGCTAGAGGAACTCAGGTCTGCAACAAACAGGACTGTCCAATTG ATGGGTGTCTGTCTAATCCCTGCTTTGCTGGAACTACATGTACCAGCTCACCTGATGGTTCCTGGAAGTGTGGTGCCTGTCCTGCTGGCTACCATGGTGATGGTATCCACTGCCAAGATATTGATGAG TGCAAAGAGGTTCCTGATGCCTGCTTTGTCTTCAATGGAGTGCACAGGTGTGAGAATACTGAACCTGGGTACAACTGTCTACCTTGTCCACCACGTTTCACTGGGACACAGCCATTTGGTCGCAATGTTGAGGATGCAATGGCTAACAAACAG GTCTGCAAACCAAGGAATCCATGCACAGATGGAACACATGATTGCAACAAAAATGCCAAATGTAACTACCTTGGCCACTTCAGTGACCCAATGTATCGCTGTGAATGTAAACCTGGCTATGCTGGCAATGGCATAATCTGTGGAGAAGACACTGACTTGGATGGATGGCCAAATGAGAATCTTGTCTGTGTTGCTAATGCCACTTACCACTGTAAAAAA GATAACTGCCCTAATCTCCCCAACTCTGGGCAGGAAGACTATGATAAAGATGGGATTGGTGATGCTTGTgacgatgatgatgatgacgatGGTATTCCTGATGACCGG GACAACTGTCCATTCATCTACAACCCACAGCAGTATGACTATGACAGGGATGATGTTGGTGACCGTTGTGATAACTGCCCCTACAATCACAACCCTGATCAGATTGACACTGACAACAACGGAGAGGGAGATGCATGTGCAGTGGATATTGATGGAGATG GGGTCCTCAATGAAAGGGACAATTGCCAATATGTCTACAATGTAGACCAGAGGGATACAGACTTGGATGGTGTTGGAGATCAGTGTGATAACTGTCCACTGGAACATAATCCTGACCAG GAAGACACTGATTCTGACCGCATAGGTGATGAGTGTGACAACAACCAGGACATAGATGAAGATGGCCATCAAAATAATCTTGATAACTGTCCCTATGTGCCCAATGCCAATCAAGCTGATCATGACAAGGATGGAAAAGGTGATGCCTGTGACCATGATGATGACAACGATGGTATTCCTGATGACAAAGATAACTGCAGACTGGTTGCCAACCCAGATCAAGCTGATTCTGATG GTGATGGACGTGGAGATGCTTGCAAAGATGACTTTGACCAAGACAGTGTGCCAGACATTGATGACATCTGCCCTGAAAACGTGGACATCAGTGAGACTGATTTCCGAAGGTTTCAGATGATTCCCCTGGATCCCAAAGGAACATCCCAAAATGATCCAAACTGGGTTGTGCGTCACCAGGGTAAAGAGCTGGTTCAAACAGTCAACTGTGACCCTGGTCTTGCAGTTG GTTTTGATGAATTCAATGCTGTGGACTTCAGTGGTACCTTCTTCATCAACACAGAAAGGGATGATGATTATGCTGGCTTTGTATTTGGCTACCAATCTAGCAGTCGTTTCTACGTTGTCATGTGGAAGCAGATCACCCAGTCTTACTGGGACTCCACACCAACCAAAGCTCAGGGCTACTCAGGTCTCTCCATCAAAGTTGTGAATTCCACCACAGGTCCAGGAGAACACCTTCGTAATGCTCTGTGGCATACAGGAAACACTCCTGGCCAG GTGAGAACTCTGTGGCATGACCCTCGTCACATAGGCTGGAAAGACTTCACTGCATACAGGTGGCGCCTTAGCCATAGACCAAAGACTGGCTATATCAG AGTTGTAATgtatgaagggaagaaaatcatgGCAGACTCAGGACCAATCTATGACAAAACTTACGCTGGTGGTCGGCTAGGATTATTTGTCTTCTCTCAAGAAATGGTGTTCTTCTCAGATCTTAAATATGAATGCAGAG ATCCATAA